In Nostoc sp. GT001, a genomic segment contains:
- the thiL gene encoding thiamine-phosphate kinase, producing MNSELSSQQVKDIGEQGILERLQRFCPSEIIGDDAAVLETAPGQSLVVTTDVLVDGVHFSNLTTSPEDAGWRAAAANLSDLAAMGASPLGITVGLGLPGELRVSWIERLYQGMTECLQKYNTPIVGGDVVRSPVTTLSITAFGQVNPSQIIRRSAAIVGDAIVVTGVHGASHAGLELLLHPELGQNLKDAERTALIRAHQRPQPRLDVLPILWKILTPNSQLFIAGMDSSDGLADAIIQICRASGVGAVLERRQMSMPAAFDNWLTQEQALEYALYGGEDFELVLCLPQELASALVQHLGQGAAIAGRITAGSTVILHDEQKKFPDQVLNLSQGFQHFNS from the coding sequence GTGAACAGTGAGTTATCTTCTCAACAAGTAAAAGACATTGGTGAACAAGGAATTTTAGAAAGATTACAGCGCTTCTGTCCTTCAGAAATTATCGGCGATGATGCAGCAGTACTTGAGACTGCACCAGGGCAATCTTTGGTAGTGACTACAGATGTGCTGGTTGATGGTGTGCATTTTAGTAACCTCACCACTTCCCCAGAAGATGCAGGTTGGCGAGCTGCTGCTGCCAATTTATCAGATTTAGCAGCAATGGGCGCTTCTCCATTGGGAATCACTGTCGGGTTGGGACTCCCTGGTGAACTTAGAGTTAGTTGGATAGAACGTTTGTACCAGGGAATGACAGAATGCCTGCAAAAATACAATACCCCAATTGTTGGGGGTGATGTGGTGCGATCACCTGTTACTACTCTGTCAATTACCGCTTTTGGTCAAGTTAACCCTAGTCAAATTATTCGCCGTTCTGCTGCTATTGTGGGTGATGCGATCGTCGTTACAGGCGTTCATGGAGCCTCCCACGCTGGCTTAGAACTCCTCTTACATCCCGAATTAGGACAAAACCTCAAAGATGCAGAACGCACGGCTCTAATCCGCGCACATCAACGCCCACAGCCACGATTAGATGTCTTACCAATCCTCTGGAAAATTTTAACTCCTAACTCCCAACTCTTCATTGCTGGTATGGATAGCAGCGATGGTTTGGCAGATGCAATTATCCAAATTTGCCGCGCCAGTGGGGTTGGCGCTGTCCTAGAACGCAGACAAATGTCCATGCCAGCAGCTTTTGACAATTGGCTGACACAAGAGCAAGCGCTAGAATATGCTCTATATGGTGGCGAAGACTTTGAATTAGTACTGTGTTTACCACAAGAATTAGCATCAGCCTTAGTGCAACATCTTGGTCAAGGTGCTGCGATCGCAGGCAGAATTACAGCCGGATCGACAGTAATATTGCACGACGAGCAAAAAAAATTCCCTGACCAAGTTCTGAATCTTAGCCAGGGATTTCAACACTTCAATAGTTAA
- a CDS encoding Uma2 family endonuclease gives MVTTPVTSITFEEYLTYDDGNGSHYELVDGKLELRNPPTIEHFLIASFLDTALEAEIKRCNFTWLCFRESGVRTGRNKSRLTDLCVVTLEQARELLNASAVFESPPLLIVEVVSPESVKRDYRYKRSEYAVLEVPEYWIVDPLKAKISVLLLEDGFYEETVFTATEQIVSQTFPELAIAVDRVFTAGNLNQGRRD, from the coding sequence ATGGTAACAACACCAGTAACCAGCATCACATTTGAGGAGTACTTAACCTATGATGATGGTAACGGTTCCCATTATGAACTGGTGGATGGAAAGCTAGAGCTAAGGAACCCACCAACTATTGAACATTTTCTGATTGCCAGTTTTTTGGATACTGCCTTGGAAGCAGAAATCAAACGTTGTAACTTTACTTGGCTGTGTTTTCGGGAAAGTGGGGTGAGAACGGGTAGAAATAAATCTAGGTTGACTGATTTGTGTGTAGTGACACTGGAGCAAGCTAGAGAATTGTTGAATGCTTCAGCAGTATTTGAGTCACCACCGTTACTAATTGTCGAAGTGGTCAGTCCTGAGTCGGTGAAACGGGACTATCGTTATAAACGCTCAGAATATGCGGTCTTAGAGGTTCCTGAATATTGGATTGTAGACCCACTAAAAGCAAAAATTTCGGTGTTACTACTGGAAGATGGATTTTACGAAGAAACAGTTTTTACAGCCACTGAGCAAATTGTATCACAGACTTTTCCAGAATTAGCTATTGCAGTTGATCGGGTGTTCACCGCCGGAAATCTGAATCAGGGGAGACGCGATTAA
- a CDS encoding peptidylprolyl isomerase has protein sequence MLNLLKSWLKNSLMAILLVTIFLGITTVGWTPSSSAALPAGNAITDGKALLRYALPIDNKPVRQLQGSLEDISAQLRANRRWGAISKDISQASRILDKPSQILTSVPAERQPQAEAWITELKSGVGKLQELANSKDKEQILQERGKLLNLVTQLEESMVKQFPFEVPAEYSNLPQLKGRATVEIKTNKGDLALVVDGYSAPVTAGNFVDLVQRGFYNGLEFTRSEESYFLQTGDPAGKDVGFIDPTTGKYRAIPLEVLVQGDKAPTYGITLEEAGRYVDMPVLPFSAFGAVVMARPESEVNGGSSQFFFFLFEPELTPAGRNLLDGRYAVFGYLTEGREVLDKLKAGDKIESAKVVQGIENLVEPQAA, from the coding sequence ATGCTTAACTTATTAAAATCCTGGCTGAAGAACAGCCTAATGGCAATACTGCTGGTAACAATATTTTTAGGCATAACTACAGTCGGGTGGACTCCCTCCAGTAGCGCCGCACTGCCAGCCGGCAATGCAATTACCGACGGAAAGGCTTTGTTGCGGTATGCACTCCCGATAGATAACAAACCTGTGCGGCAACTACAAGGCAGTTTAGAGGACATCTCTGCCCAACTGCGGGCGAATCGACGTTGGGGTGCTATTTCCAAAGACATTAGCCAAGCATCCCGCATTCTCGATAAACCTTCCCAAATCTTAACAAGCGTTCCCGCAGAACGCCAACCCCAAGCCGAAGCTTGGATTACCGAGTTGAAATCTGGGGTGGGTAAATTACAGGAATTGGCGAACAGCAAAGATAAAGAACAAATTCTGCAAGAAAGAGGCAAACTTCTGAATCTTGTGACTCAGCTAGAAGAGTCAATGGTGAAACAATTCCCCTTTGAAGTACCTGCTGAGTACAGCAACCTGCCACAACTTAAAGGTCGTGCCACTGTAGAAATTAAAACCAACAAAGGCGATTTGGCCCTTGTAGTAGACGGTTACAGCGCTCCTGTAACTGCTGGTAATTTTGTAGATTTGGTACAGAGGGGTTTTTATAATGGCTTAGAATTTACCCGTTCTGAAGAATCTTACTTTCTCCAAACTGGAGATCCTGCTGGGAAAGATGTGGGTTTCATTGATCCAACAACGGGCAAATATCGTGCTATTCCCTTAGAAGTCTTAGTTCAAGGAGATAAAGCACCTACTTATGGCATTACTCTAGAAGAAGCTGGTCGTTACGTTGATATGCCAGTTCTACCTTTTTCTGCCTTTGGTGCAGTAGTGATGGCTCGTCCTGAAAGTGAAGTAAATGGTGGATCTTCGCAATTCTTCTTCTTTCTCTTTGAACCAGAACTCACTCCCGCCGGACGCAACCTCTTGGATGGTCGTTATGCCGTTTTCGGCTATCTTACCGAAGGCAGAGAAGTTTTGGATAAACTGAAAGCTGGTGACAAAATCGAATCAGCAAAAGTGGTTCAGGGAATAGAAAATCTGGTTGAACCGCAAGCTGCATAA
- the efp gene encoding elongation factor P, producing MISSNDFRPGVSIVLDGSVWRVLEFLHVKPGKGSAFVRTKLKNVQSGSVMEKTFRAGETVPQATLEKSTMQHTYKEGDEFVFMDMETYEEGRLTREQIGDRVKYLKEGMEAEVIKWGEQVLGVELPKSVVLEIVQTDPGLKGDTATGGSKPATLETGAIVMVPLFISQGERIKVDTQEDKYISRE from the coding sequence ATGATCTCCAGTAACGACTTTCGACCCGGTGTTTCAATTGTATTGGATGGGTCTGTATGGCGAGTGCTTGAATTCCTACACGTCAAGCCAGGTAAAGGTTCAGCCTTTGTACGCACTAAGCTAAAAAATGTCCAAAGTGGGAGCGTTATGGAAAAAACGTTCCGCGCAGGGGAAACAGTGCCGCAAGCTACTTTAGAAAAAAGCACGATGCAGCATACCTATAAAGAAGGCGATGAGTTTGTCTTTATGGATATGGAAACCTACGAAGAAGGCAGATTGACTCGTGAGCAAATTGGCGATCGCGTCAAGTACCTGAAGGAAGGTATGGAAGCTGAAGTTATTAAATGGGGTGAGCAGGTTCTAGGAGTAGAGTTACCTAAGTCTGTAGTTCTGGAAATTGTCCAAACAGATCCAGGTTTAAAAGGTGACACTGCCACAGGTGGCTCAAAACCAGCAACTCTGGAAACTGGTGCAATTGTGATGGTTCCTTTGTTTATTTCTCAAGGAGAACGCATCAAAGTTGATACCCAGGAAGATAAATATATCAGCAGGGAATAA
- the accB gene encoding acetyl-CoA carboxylase biotin carboxyl carrier protein yields the protein MPLDFNEIRQLLATIAQTDIAEVILKSDDFELTVRKAVSISNQMLSLGQGTLGGVVGSGLTSGSSGGNQMSGSQVTEVSTSRVFENTGTSTQMQLSVNPPSTIDQRLVEVPSPMVGTFYRAPAPGEAAFVEVGDRVRKGQTVCIIEAMKLMNEIEAEVSGQVMEILLQNGDAVEYGQPLMRINPD from the coding sequence GTGCCATTGGACTTTAATGAAATCCGCCAACTTCTGGCAACTATCGCACAAACAGATATTGCAGAAGTCATACTCAAAAGCGATGACTTTGAGCTAACAGTCCGTAAGGCTGTGAGCATTAGCAATCAGATGTTGTCGTTAGGTCAAGGGACTTTAGGCGGTGTGGTAGGTTCAGGCTTGACATCGGGTTCATCTGGAGGAAACCAGATGAGCGGAAGTCAGGTAACGGAGGTGTCCACATCTCGTGTATTTGAGAATACTGGAACTAGCACACAAATGCAGTTATCAGTAAATCCTCCCTCAACCATTGACCAGAGATTAGTAGAAGTGCCTTCCCCAATGGTAGGAACGTTTTATCGCGCTCCTGCGCCTGGGGAAGCGGCATTTGTGGAAGTGGGCGATCGCGTCCGCAAGGGTCAAACAGTCTGTATCATTGAAGCCATGAAGCTGATGAATGAAATCGAAGCCGAAGTCTCTGGACAGGTGATGGAAATTCTTCTCCAAAATGGCGACGCTGTAGAATATGGTCAACCTTTGATGCGAATTAACCCCGATTAA
- a CDS encoding metalloregulator ArsR/SmtB family transcription factor encodes MKQTLPLPPEVVQQVAEYFSLLSEPMRLRLLHLLRDEEKCVQELVEATQTSQANVSKHLKVMWQAGILSRRSEGTCAYYRVEDQMIFDLCNRVCDRLATRLEQQARNFRVLNSKR; translated from the coding sequence ATGAAACAAACGTTGCCTTTACCACCAGAAGTGGTGCAACAAGTAGCTGAATACTTCAGCCTGTTAAGTGAGCCAATGCGCCTGCGGCTGTTACACTTATTACGGGATGAAGAAAAATGCGTGCAAGAGTTGGTAGAGGCAACACAGACTTCTCAGGCAAATGTTTCAAAACACCTGAAGGTAATGTGGCAAGCAGGTATTCTTAGCCGCCGCAGTGAAGGAACTTGCGCCTATTACCGGGTGGAAGATCAAATGATTTTTGATTTGTGTAATCGGGTTTGCGATCGCCTCGCCACAAGGTTGGAGCAGCAAGCCCGTAATTTTCGTGTGTTAAATAGTAAACGGTAA
- a CDS encoding GerMN domain-containing protein has product MKDQQGSNRISSGVIAAVSAAVVAVGGGVAWFTTQSSNTPTPSNPSGRIEQSAQPSTRQLGNEQTPNVYWLRSNNKNVTLVPQPVKVASIRPNQPLEAAFQSLLAGPTEGTDSTTIPKGTKLLGLKAENNEVHVNLSEDFTSGGGSTSMMGRVGQVVYTATTLNPKAKVYIDVNGKPLDVLGGEGVELQQPLTREQFQKDYPL; this is encoded by the coding sequence ATGAAAGACCAACAAGGATCTAATCGTATTTCTTCAGGCGTAATTGCAGCTGTGTCAGCAGCGGTTGTAGCGGTGGGTGGCGGTGTAGCTTGGTTTACCACACAATCCAGCAATACTCCCACACCATCAAACCCTTCTGGCCGCATTGAACAGTCAGCACAGCCATCAACTAGGCAGCTAGGTAATGAGCAAACCCCCAACGTTTATTGGCTAAGATCAAACAACAAAAATGTTACTTTGGTTCCCCAGCCTGTTAAAGTCGCTTCTATTCGACCCAACCAGCCTTTAGAAGCAGCTTTCCAAAGTTTGTTAGCAGGCCCAACAGAAGGGACAGATTCGACAACCATCCCTAAAGGAACCAAGCTATTGGGACTGAAGGCAGAAAATAATGAGGTTCACGTTAATTTATCTGAAGATTTTACCAGCGGTGGCGGTAGCACCTCAATGATGGGTCGCGTAGGACAAGTTGTTTACACTGCCACAACTTTAAATCCCAAAGCCAAAGTGTACATTGACGTGAACGGCAAACCCTTAGATGTTTTAGGCGGTGAGGGTGTAGAGTTACAACAACCGCTAACTCGCGAACAGTTTCAGAAAGATTATCCCCTTTAA
- a CDS encoding proline--tRNA ligase, with product MRLSQMLFVTLRDDPADAEIPSHKLLLRAGYIRRIGSGIYAYLPLMWRVLQKVSQIVREEMNATGAQECLLPQLQPADLWKESGRWDTYTKAEGIMFSLIDRREQQLGLGPTHEEVITAIARDMIRSYRQLPLHLYQIQTKFRDEIRPRFGLMRGREFIMKDGYSFHTDEASLKETYQDMYKAYSNILRRSGLAFRAVEADSGAIGGSGSTEFMILAEAGEDEVLYTEDGKYAANVEKAVSLPIDAETSRFTTYEKRDTPGTETIEKVCQLLNCSPTQLVKNVLYQTVYDNGITVLVLVSIRGDQEVNEVKLQNELTKLASEYGAKTIISLNVPNVEAQQAWTAKSLPLGYIAPDIADDYITANKQIHPKFLRLVDQTAVDLKNFVTGANEAGYHVVGANWGEQFKLPDRIVDIRKSKPGDRAIHNPEQILQSARGIEVGHIFQLGTKYSQAMGATYTNEQGEEKPLFMGCFGVGVSRLAQAAVEQSYDKDGIIWPVAIAPYHAIVTIPNIKDAQQIEIAQKLYTELNQAGIETLLDDRDERAGVKFKDADLIGIPYRIVTGRAIANGKVEVVERATRKSQEIVIDEVTKILKQWITEAIGHRDLG from the coding sequence ATGCGACTTTCACAAATGTTATTTGTTACACTGCGGGATGATCCGGCTGATGCTGAGATTCCCAGTCATAAATTATTACTCCGTGCAGGCTACATCCGTCGCATCGGTAGCGGTATTTATGCTTATCTCCCGCTAATGTGGCGGGTATTGCAAAAAGTTTCCCAGATTGTGCGGGAAGAAATGAACGCTACAGGCGCACAAGAATGTCTTTTGCCACAATTACAACCTGCTGATTTATGGAAGGAATCGGGACGCTGGGACACTTACACCAAAGCTGAGGGGATCATGTTTTCCCTAATTGACCGCCGCGAGCAACAATTAGGATTAGGCCCAACTCATGAAGAAGTCATCACAGCGATCGCTCGTGATATGATTCGCTCGTATCGCCAACTACCCCTACATCTCTACCAAATTCAAACCAAATTCCGCGATGAAATTCGTCCCCGCTTTGGTTTAATGCGCGGACGAGAATTTATCATGAAAGACGGTTACTCCTTCCATACCGATGAAGCCAGCCTCAAGGAAACTTACCAGGATATGTATAAAGCGTATAGCAATATCCTGCGACGTTCTGGTTTAGCTTTTCGGGCAGTGGAAGCTGATTCTGGTGCAATTGGCGGTTCTGGTTCCACAGAATTTATGATTTTGGCGGAAGCGGGTGAAGATGAAGTTCTCTACACTGAGGATGGTAAATACGCCGCTAACGTAGAAAAGGCTGTTTCTTTACCAATTGACGCCGAAACCTCACGGTTTACAACCTACGAAAAACGCGATACACCTGGAACAGAAACCATTGAAAAGGTCTGTCAACTCCTCAACTGTTCTCCCACTCAATTAGTGAAAAATGTCCTTTATCAGACAGTTTATGATAATGGTATAACGGTGTTAGTTTTGGTGAGTATCCGAGGCGATCAGGAAGTTAATGAAGTCAAATTGCAAAATGAATTGACCAAATTAGCTTCTGAATATGGTGCTAAAACTATTATTAGTTTGAATGTACCAAATGTAGAAGCCCAGCAAGCATGGACAGCGAAATCTCTACCTTTAGGCTACATTGCGCCGGATATTGCAGATGATTATATTACTGCTAATAAACAGATTCATCCCAAGTTTTTGCGCTTAGTGGATCAAACAGCCGTTGATTTAAAAAACTTTGTTACAGGCGCAAATGAAGCTGGTTATCATGTAGTTGGTGCTAATTGGGGTGAGCAATTTAAGTTACCAGATAGAATAGTAGATATTCGTAAGTCCAAACCAGGCGATCGCGCCATCCACAACCCAGAACAAATCCTACAAAGTGCTCGTGGAATTGAAGTAGGTCACATCTTCCAATTAGGCACTAAATATTCCCAAGCGATGGGTGCAACTTATACCAATGAACAGGGTGAAGAAAAACCGCTATTTATGGGTTGTTTTGGTGTAGGTGTGTCACGATTAGCACAAGCTGCCGTCGAGCAATCTTACGATAAAGATGGGATTATTTGGCCAGTTGCGATCGCACCATACCACGCGATCGTCACAATTCCCAACATAAAGGATGCTCAACAAATCGAAATCGCCCAAAAACTTTACACAGAACTCAATCAAGCGGGAATTGAAACCCTACTAGATGACCGCGACGAACGGGCGGGAGTCAAATTTAAAGATGCGGACTTGATTGGCATACCTTATAGAATTGTAACCGGACGCGCGATCGCTAATGGCAAAGTTGAAGTTGTAGAAAGAGCCACCCGTAAATCTCAAGAAATAGTCATTGATGAAGTTACAAAAATACTCAAACAATGGATTACAGAAGCAATAGGGCATAGAGACTTGGGATAA
- a CDS encoding transposase: MIIYEFKVKGKDRQYCAIDEAIRTSQFIQNKCLRYWMDNKNVGRYDLNKYCAVLAAEFPFANELNSMARQSAAERSWGAISRFYDNCKNKDLSKKGFPKFKKNCRSVEYKSTGWKLSVTRKAITFSDKKGIGTLKLKGTYDLNYYNIKQIKRVRLVRRADGYYAQFAVDVDAKVEAQPTQQVVGIDLGLKYFIADSKGNVEPAPKFYRKSEKALNRANRKKSKKFSAAKKKAKIRQSNNYHKARNRYARKHLKVSRQRKEYCKRLAYSVIQSNDLVAYEDLNVKGLVKNRHLAKSISDAGWYTFRQWLEYFGHKYGKVTVAIPPHNTSQNCSNCGEKVKKSLSTRTHVCPHCNYVADRDINASINILKLGLSTVGHTGIYATGDLPSWAVGKSLSSNGESVNVESPN, from the coding sequence TTGATTATTTACGAGTTCAAGGTTAAAGGAAAAGACAGGCAGTATTGCGCTATAGATGAGGCTATACGTACCAGCCAGTTCATTCAAAACAAGTGCTTGCGCTACTGGATGGATAACAAAAATGTTGGTAGATATGATCTCAATAAATATTGCGCGGTATTAGCTGCTGAGTTTCCCTTTGCTAATGAACTCAACTCAATGGCTAGGCAATCTGCGGCTGAACGTTCTTGGGGTGCAATTTCTCGATTTTACGATAACTGCAAGAACAAGGACTTGAGTAAGAAAGGCTTTCCCAAATTTAAGAAAAATTGCCGTTCGGTTGAATATAAATCAACTGGGTGGAAACTTTCTGTTACTCGTAAAGCCATAACTTTCTCAGACAAGAAAGGCATTGGAACCCTGAAACTAAAGGGAACTTACGACCTAAATTACTACAATATCAAGCAAATTAAGCGTGTCCGTTTGGTGCGTCGTGCTGATGGGTATTACGCTCAATTTGCGGTTGATGTGGATGCTAAAGTAGAAGCACAACCGACTCAACAAGTAGTTGGTATCGACTTAGGTTTGAAGTATTTTATTGCCGATAGCAAAGGTAATGTAGAACCTGCGCCTAAGTTTTACCGCAAATCCGAAAAAGCCTTAAACCGCGCTAATCGTAAAAAGTCCAAGAAGTTTAGTGCAGCCAAAAAGAAAGCCAAGATCCGGCAATCAAACAATTACCACAAAGCTAGAAATAGATATGCCCGGAAGCATTTAAAAGTAAGTAGGCAACGAAAAGAGTATTGCAAGAGATTAGCATACTCCGTCATCCAATCTAATGATTTGGTAGCCTATGAAGATTTAAATGTGAAAGGGCTTGTGAAAAATCGACATCTAGCTAAATCTATCAGTGATGCTGGTTGGTACACTTTCCGTCAGTGGTTAGAATATTTTGGTCACAAATACGGGAAGGTGACTGTTGCAATCCCTCCCCATAATACAAGTCAAAACTGTTCTAACTGTGGCGAGAAAGTGAAAAAATCTCTGTCTACAAGAACTCATGTTTGCCCACATTGCAACTATGTAGCGGATAGGGACATAAACGCTAGCATCAATATTTTGAAATTAGGACTGAGTACCGTAGGGCATACGGGAATTTACGCTACAGGAGATTTGCCCTCTTGGGCGGTTGGCAAAAGCCTGTCGTCTAACGGCGAGTCTGTGAATGTAGAATCCCCGAATTAG
- a CDS encoding 1-acyl-sn-glycerol-3-phosphate acyltransferase: MADVIYQAQAPLEFIPPAFNPLLLRVVHLLLPSWIKWQTPITQIEADNVEVLVDLYRQFQEGKIRFMLAFRHPKTDDPFCLGYLLSQIVPKTARSQGTTLQHPIHAHFIYDRGIPLWAGSHVGWIASHLGGTPIQRGKADWTGLRSARDLFANGKFPMAAAPEGATNGLSENISPLEPGIAQLGFWCAEDLHKAERPEQVLILPVGIKYSYVDAPWDAIANLLSELEAASGLPVNPPENASIESLYPRLLALAEHLLLLMEEFYTRFYHQKLPDAKIVNGQIPDRNEALAVRLQALLNAALLISEQYFNLQSKGSLSDRCRRVEQAGWNYIFREEFKDVKGVSAVERALGDRVAEEANARMWHMRLVESFVAVSGNYIRENPTVERFAETTLILWQMIAKIKGNKAVQRPQLGKQKVKIIVGEPISISERYPAYKENRLGARQAVADVTNDLQHALEGLI, translated from the coding sequence TTGGCAGATGTAATTTATCAAGCACAAGCACCCTTAGAATTTATTCCCCCCGCGTTTAACCCTTTATTGCTACGAGTTGTTCATCTGTTGCTACCCAGTTGGATAAAATGGCAAACACCTATTACCCAAATTGAAGCAGACAACGTAGAAGTTCTGGTGGATCTCTATCGCCAGTTTCAGGAGGGTAAGATCCGTTTTATGCTGGCATTTCGCCATCCGAAAACAGACGATCCGTTTTGTTTGGGTTACTTGCTGTCTCAAATTGTACCAAAGACAGCGCGATCGCAAGGTACAACACTACAACATCCCATTCATGCTCATTTTATCTATGATCGCGGTATTCCTCTATGGGCAGGTTCCCATGTTGGCTGGATTGCTTCTCATTTAGGTGGGACTCCGATTCAGCGCGGTAAGGCTGACTGGACGGGGTTACGTTCGGCGCGTGACTTGTTCGCCAATGGGAAATTTCCGATGGCGGCTGCGCCAGAAGGTGCTACCAATGGTTTATCAGAGAATATCAGCCCGCTAGAACCTGGTATTGCCCAATTAGGCTTTTGGTGTGCTGAAGACTTGCACAAAGCTGAACGCCCCGAACAGGTTCTAATTTTACCAGTTGGGATTAAATATAGTTACGTTGATGCTCCTTGGGATGCGATCGCTAATCTTTTAAGTGAATTGGAAGCGGCTAGTGGTTTACCTGTAAATCCACCAGAAAATGCTTCTATAGAGTCGCTTTATCCCCGGTTGTTGGCTTTGGCAGAACATTTACTTTTGCTAATGGAAGAATTTTACACGCGGTTTTATCATCAAAAACTGCCAGATGCGAAGATTGTCAACGGGCAAATTCCAGATAGAAATGAAGCGTTAGCAGTTCGTCTACAAGCTTTGTTGAATGCAGCGTTGTTAATCTCAGAACAGTATTTTAATTTGCAGTCAAAAGGTAGTTTGAGCGATCGTTGTCGGCGAGTAGAACAAGCAGGTTGGAATTATATATTTAGAGAAGAATTTAAAGATGTAAAAGGAGTATCTGCGGTTGAAAGAGCTTTAGGCGATCGCGTTGCAGAAGAAGCCAATGCCCGGATGTGGCACATGCGTTTAGTAGAAAGCTTTGTGGCTGTTTCTGGTAATTATATTCGTGAAAATCCAACAGTAGAAAGGTTTGCTGAGACGACTTTAATTTTATGGCAAATGATTGCTAAAATCAAAGGTAATAAAGCTGTGCAGCGTCCACAGTTGGGTAAGCAAAAAGTAAAAATAATTGTGGGTGAACCTATATCCATTTCTGAGCGTTACCCAGCGTATAAGGAAAATCGTTTGGGTGCTAGACAAGCTGTTGCTGATGTAACAAACGATTTACAACACGCGTTGGAAGGTTTGATTTGA
- a CDS encoding XDD3 family exosortase-dependent surface protein, translating to MKTQNLFNFLKVGIATFGIFFVAAQGAYASDLKGTAFSISLECLNDTTGLLMGQNSTDASGWQYSFDSNKDGMNGNYWVGAAAGKVNPYDLSGMAIKETATSIIVAINGNMKLTGEAEQGAADGQIGYGDLFFNMAGKTFENAMSSGDLFGIHFASANASGVQQLGVYSNVQAKTVTNIKEGYTVGYGGLAGDGWISYETQVKQGGGVVGYGDLTSSYFTNNGKDKTFNLNVINSGNYLSGISFLAQGNVTQQLLTTGYDASKFNGTQTIAFEFKKSSIVQSTPEPASLAGLGIVGLALAGSKLRKKLA from the coding sequence ATGAAAACTCAAAACTTATTCAATTTTCTGAAGGTTGGTATTGCTACTTTTGGAATCTTCTTTGTGGCTGCTCAAGGAGCCTATGCCTCAGACTTAAAGGGAACAGCATTTAGCATATCTTTGGAGTGTCTGAACGACACTACCGGACTTTTGATGGGTCAAAACTCCACTGATGCTAGCGGATGGCAGTATTCATTTGATTCAAACAAAGATGGGATGAACGGGAATTACTGGGTTGGTGCCGCGGCAGGAAAAGTAAATCCCTACGATCTCTCTGGTATGGCTATCAAAGAAACTGCTACCAGTATCATTGTAGCAATCAATGGCAACATGAAGTTAACAGGAGAGGCTGAACAGGGTGCTGCTGACGGTCAGATTGGATATGGCGATTTGTTCTTCAACATGGCGGGTAAAACCTTTGAAAATGCTATGAGCAGTGGCGATTTGTTTGGGATTCATTTCGCTTCAGCAAATGCTTCAGGGGTACAACAACTTGGTGTTTATAGTAATGTTCAAGCAAAGACAGTTACTAATATCAAAGAAGGCTACACTGTTGGATATGGTGGTTTGGCAGGAGATGGATGGATTTCTTACGAAACTCAGGTAAAACAAGGTGGTGGCGTTGTCGGTTATGGTGATTTGACCAGTAGTTACTTTACCAATAACGGGAAAGACAAGACATTTAATCTCAATGTCATCAACTCTGGAAACTATCTGAGTGGAATCTCATTCCTAGCACAAGGTAATGTAACGCAGCAGTTGCTAACCACTGGCTATGATGCCAGCAAATTCAACGGCACACAAACCATTGCATTTGAATTCAAGAAATCTTCTATTGTCCAATCGACTCCTGAGCCTGCTAGCCTTGCTGGTTTAGGAATCGTCGGTCTGGCTTTGGCTGGTAGCAAGCTACGCAAGAAATTAGCGTAG